From the Solanum stenotomum isolate F172 chromosome 4, ASM1918654v1, whole genome shotgun sequence genome, one window contains:
- the LOC125861870 gene encoding uncharacterized protein LOC125861870, protein MPGNDVGDRVHNFFAQDSLSQEQHNSPVVDGNWPAHSNNLWVGSQRQIGALTSNTKNYNLQNSDSGKGPSSYPFTRQHGLNYMQSTPRPEFGNGQSQNQQTNLNGYMYDNQLYQTRQDESKFLAVDTDYDQRSLASGGLSPYASHQGVGPEQQTRVLVRSDPSESPTSFDLFGGQQMNRQQSNMLQSLQQQQSGHSEMHQLQIMLKMQELQRQHLLQQLDTRQQDTLNQVSTLSKVASGNHPPALAHDTTNSGALNFSWSSDLGNTNWLQRGSPIIQGCSNGLNPTSIGQAQHIIPLSADQSLYGVPVSGSRGSVNPFSQGIADKTTTQPMPTFDSSFPVNQYAGLQDQASVQDGTFIPRQRSLDGNLFGHAPNQSLTNAINMENPQQANTMQRNSVFQDFSGRQDLAVPSENSQEKAGTHASSSQNEVGLDPAEERILFGSEDNIWSAFAKSPNMNGEGGNPFDGEGLMNGLSSIQSGTWSALMHSAVAETSSNDLGVQEEWSGLNFHSTEIPSGTQNLMYNSGRHKTSSAEENLPPNSSLNSVSVRPSDGTNMNNNYSNVQGHMLPYEPGQSLHANSSQRLVQSSEEGNKWSNSGAQQKSAAEVSQVVFGSSSHPINREINMRKSSGTLTSELGGARQLWDKTAGWSDVGSAVPSGDSALRVSSENSSNCSLDDKRKKSIQAEVVHRGVMWNSNSSVDMEHVGSSVANHQVNSEVFNLQSSACVPNSSTIRGEETSQLQNNYHSDYWKNTDPFVKSTVSEGLGVLQRHVTKDNQVLHRAISNVEAKMHDMQNSDNKNSNSSYRSNLFPHSPASNMRETILSDARDSRSLPTGKQKSSDQAGQKNSWHRKFQYHPMGNMDEGLDPPYDRKDPSHSQSMLLQNANHGQSEVFGQVPKSREELEEGKPYDVVRDGKGFTEVHLQSSFHSGGSSMPGPFNKSDLHAPNKAAQTSPNMLQLLQKVDQSSVHGSMTQLSNSEQKVSSEMPEAENSDGSIGHLQRSQFSASQGFGLQLGPPSQRISIPNHSLSSLSTQAVRSTHSHATEETGEKSRGQMCPPHQGQSLPPAEHYVEELKNNRSGVPGSTYNEASLYTIPGKFSSAFDSSSGFPYLRSSLQNPPVVRATGQLSTNHSINVSFDKHGPSFAEKGDSCRGPGTGQSVQSSISKGTGDDKHDNPSISAGKSQLSNVNGPHQRISANQVSSKEPGSVSQPISMSGTAQQGAYSKMFSNMWTNFPPRQPLFVTQSTKEPSHIHQSHQLNNMESSLSAAERQGDLDANKGWKFKSKVGKNTVNILGSVEGEEERVIESASRQVELVQMNDSQDREPVTNLSEGSPANSTSMQRDIEAFGRSLKPNNFPQPSYSLLNQMQVMKDVEADPSERSLKRMRVSDSNTGVQQILSADSRILSFSGRENLQRSVSSQQGGNVTPQDVLASHHDDAQSSFQNNSINSFKPEHTQISPQMAPSWFNQYGTFKNAQMLQMYEANRVASMKTTDQPFTPGKSFNGLQTFDSIQRVIPANADRSNLGQSSSAGSAAIEDFSSPQTLPLNVGHYHQLLKPKKRKHLTSELTPWCKEVSLDSRGKQTISLAETEWAKSTNRLVEKVEEDIDLIEHGPPRLKVKRRLILTTQLMQQLFRPPPSTILFSDANSEYGNVAYSTSRLALGDACSMVSCSYVDSNSPHTSKEPFHDKQKKSERYDNHMFAKAVEVLMVRARRLESDFLRLDKRASILDVMVEGQDIEKFSVMSRLAKFHGRVQSDGVDTSSSSDARSHKPLTRYVTALPMPKNIPNMAQCLSL, encoded by the exons ATGCCTGGCAACGACGTTGGAGATAGGGTTCACAACTTCTTTGCACAAGACAGCTTGTCGCAAGAGCAGCACAATTCCCCAGTAGTGGACGGGAATTGGCCAGCTCACAGTAACAATCTGTGGGTAGGAAGTCAGAGACAGATAGGTGCTCTGACTTCCAACACAAAGAATTACAATTTACAGAACTCTG ATAGCGGGAAAGGGCCAAGCAGTTATCCTTTTACCAGACAGCATGGCTTGAATTATATGCAATCCACTCCAAGGCCTGAGTTTGGAAATGGTCAGTCACAAAATCAGCAGACAAATTTGAATGGCTACATGTATGATAATCAGTTATACCAGACAAGGCAGGATGAATCCAAATTTCTGGCTGTTGATACAGATTATGATCAACGTAGTCTAGCCTCAGGAGGCTTATCTCCTtatgcatcacatcaaggaGTGGGTCCAGAGCAACAGACAAGAGTACTGGTTAGGTCAGACCCTTCTGAGAGTCCTACTAGTTTTGATCTTTTTGGTGGTCAGCAAATGAACCGTCAGCAATCAAACATGCTGCAGTCTCTGCAGCAGCAGCAGTCTGGGCATAGTGAGATGCATCAATTGCAAATCATGTTGAAGATGCAGGAACTTCAGAGGCAGCACCTACTTCAGCAATTAGATACCAGGCAGCAAGATACACTAAATCAGGTTTCCACCTTATCTAAGGTGGCATCTGGTAACCATCCCCCGGCATTGGCTCATGACACTACAAATTCTGGTGCATTAAATTTTTCTTGGTCAAGTGATCTTGGCAACACAAATTGGTTGCAACGTGGCTCTCCAATCATTCAGGGATGTTCCAATGGACTGAATCCGACAAGCATTGGACAGGCACAACACATAATCCCTCTATCAGCTGACCAATCTCTATATGGAGTTCCTGTTTCTGGTTCTAGAGGAAGTGTGAACCCATTCTCACAAGGAATAGCTGATAAGACCACAACGCAGCCAATGCCAACCTTTGATAGTTCATTTCCGGTTAATCAGTATGCTGGACTGCAGGATCAAGCCAGTGTGCAGGATGGGACTTTCATTCCTAGACAGAGATCCCTAGACGGCAACCTTTTTGGACATGCTCCAAATCAATCTCTTACTAATGCAATAAATATGGAGAACCCTCAGCAGGCAAATACTATGCAGAGAAATTCAGTTTTCCAGGACTTCTCTGGCAGACAGGATCTAGCTGTTCCTTCAGAAAACTCCCAGGAGAAAGCAGGGACACATGCTTCTTCCTCACAGAATGAAGTTGGCTTAGATCCTGCAGAAGAAAGAATATTGTTTGGTTCAGAGGATAATATATGGTCGGCCTTTGCCAAGAGCCCTAATATGAATGGGGAAGGTGGTAATCCATTTGATGGTGAAGGATTAATGAATGGGCTTTCTTCTATCCAAAGTGGTACTTGGAGTGCGCTTATGCATTCTGCTGTTGCAGAAACTTCTAGCAATGACCTTGGGGTACAGGAGGAGTGGAGTGGTTTAAATTTTCACAGTACTGAAATTCCTTCGGGAACTCAGAATTTGATGTATAACAGTGGGAGACATAAAACATCTTCTGCAgaagagaatttacccccaaaCTCATCCTTGAATTCTGTTTCTGTTCGGCCTTCTGATGGTACCAATATGAACAATAACTACTCCAATGTCCAGGGCCATATGCTTCCATATGAGCCAGGCCAGAGTTTGCATGCCAACTCTTCTCAAAGACTTGTCCAGTCATCGGAGGAAGGAAACAAGTGGTCAAATTCTGGTGCACAGCAGAAGTCAGCTGCTGAAGTAAGCCAGGTGGTGTTTGGGAGCAGTTCTCATCCTATTAACAGAGAAATAAATATGAGAAAGAGTTCTGGTACTTTGACATCTGAGCTTGGTGGAGCTAGACAACTATGGGACAAAACAGCTGGTTGGAGTGATGTAGGATCTGCAGTGCCCTCTGGAGACTCAGCTTTAAGAGTTTCGAGTGAGAACTCATCAAATTGTTCCCTAGATGACAAGCGGAAGAAATCCATCCAAGCTGAAGTTGTTCATCGTGGTGTGATGTGGAACTCTAACTCTTCAGTTGATATGGAGCATGTGGGATCATCTGTCGCTAATCACCAAGTGAATTCGGAGGTCTTTAACTTGCAGAGTTCTGCGTGTGTACCCAACTCAAGTACCATCAGGGGTGAGGAAACCAGTcaacttcaaaataattatcattctGATTATTGGAAGAACACTGATCCCTTTGTCAAGTCTACGGTAAGCGAAGGCTTGGGTGTTTTGCAGCGTCATGTTACCAAAGACAACCAGGTCTTACACAGGGCCATTAGTAATGTAGAAGCTAAAATGCATGACATGCAGAACAGTGATAATAAGAACTCAAATAGCAGCTACCGCTCTAATTTGTTTCCTCATTCACCTGCTTCTAATATGAGGGAAACTATCTTGTCAGATGCTAGAGATTCAAGGTCTCTTCCCACTGGGAAGCAGAAGTCGTCTGATCAGGCTGGCCAGAAAAATTCTTGGCATCGCAAGTTTCAGTATCATCCCATGGGAAACATGGATGAGGGTTTAGATCCTCCGTATGACAGGAAAGACCCTAGCCATTCTCAGTCTATGCTGTTGCAGAATGCCAATCATGGCCAGTCAGAAGTATTTGGTCAGGTTCCTAAGAGTCGGGAAGAATTGGAAGAG GGGAAGCCGTATGATGTTGTGAGAGATGGCAAAGGCTTTACTGAGGTGCATTTGCAAAGCAGCTTTCATAGTGGTGGATCTAGTATGCCTGGCCCCTTCAATAAATCAGACTTACATGCACCAAATAAAGCTGCACAAACTAG TCCAAACATGCTCCAGCTTCTTCAGAAGGTAGACCAATCAAGTGTGCACGGTTCTATGACTCAGTTAAGTAATTCTGAACAGAAAGTATCATCTGAGATGCCTGAAGCAGAAAATTCTGATGGATCCATTGGTCATCTCCAGCGAAGTCAGTTTTCTGCCTCTCAAGGCTTTGGTCTACAACTTGGCCCTCCATCTCAACGGATATCAATCCCAAACCATTCCTTGTCATCTCTGAGTACCCAAGCAGTTAGGTCTACGCACTCTCATGCTACTGAGGAGACCGGAGAGAAGAGTCGGGGACAGATGTGCCCTCCTCATCAGGGTCAATCATTGCCTCCTGCTGAACATTATGTGGAAGAGTTGAAGAATAACAGATCTGGGGTTCCAGGGAGTACATATAATGAAGCTTCTTTGTACACAATTCCTGGAAAGTTTTCTTCAGCATTTGATTCTAGTTCTGGTTTTCCTTACTTGAGAAGCTCACTTCAAAATCCACCTGTGGTTAGAGCTACTGGGCAACTGTCAACAAATCATTCTATAAATGTATCCTTCGATAAACATGGTCCCTCTTTTGCAGAAAAAGGTGATTCTTGCAGGGGACCTGGAACTGGTCAATCTGTACAGTCTTCCATCTCCAAAGGGACTGGTGATGATAAACATGATAACCCTTCAATCTCTGCAGGTAAGTCTCAGTTAAGTAATGTGAATGGTCCCCATCAAAGGATCTCTGCAAATCAAGTTTCATCTAAAGAGCCAGGGTCAGTTTCTCAGCCTATTTCAATGTCTGGCACCGCTCAGCAGGGTGCATATTCAAAAATGTTCTCTAATATGTGGACCAATTTTCCACCACGGCAGCCCCTTTTTGTTACTCAATCCACCAAGGAGCCTTCTCACATTCACCAGTCACATCAGTTGAATAATATGGAGTCATCACTGTCTGCTGCAGAGAGGCAAGGTGATCTAGATGCAAATAAAGGATGGAAGTTCAAATCTAAGGTTGGTAAAAACACAGTGAACATTTTGGGTTCTGTTGAGGGGGAAGAAGAACGTGTGATAGAAAGTGCTTCTCGACAAGTTGAACTAGTTCAGATGAATGATTCACAGGATAGAGAACCTGTTACGAATCTCTCAGAGGGATCTCCTGCTAATTCTACATCAATGCAGAGAGATATTGAAGCTTTTGGTCGATCTCTGAAACCAAATAACTTTCCTCAACCAAGTTATTCCTTACTAAACCAAATGCAGGTGATGAAAGATGTGGAGGCTGATCCTAGTGAAAGGTCCTTGAAAAGAATGAGGGTATCAGACAGCAATACAGGTGTTCAGCAAATTCTTTCTGCCGATTCTAGAATCCTAAGCTTCTCTGGGCGGGAAAATTTACAAAGAAGTGTATCATCGCAACAAGGAGGAAATGTGACTCCTCAGGACGTACTGGCATCTCATCATGATGATGCTCAGAGCAGCTTTCAGAACAACAGTATAAATTCTTTTAAACCTGAGCATACTCAGATTAGTCCTCAGATGGCACCATCTTGGTTTAATCAGTATGGGACCTTCAAAAATGCTCAGATGTTACAGATGTATGAAGCAAACAGAGTTGCCTCCATGAAGACAACTGATCAACCTTTCACCCCTGGGAAGTCTTTTAATGGGTTGCAGACATTTGATTCCATACAGAGAGTAATCCCTGCAAATGCTGATAGAAGTAATCTTGGGCAAAGTTCATCTGCTGGCTCTGCTGCCATTGAAGATTTTTCTTCTCCACAGACATTGCCACTGAATGTTGGACATTATCACCAATTGCTGAAACCCAAGAAGCGGAAACATCTTACATCTGAACTTACTCCTTGGTGCAAAGAAGTTTCACTGGATTCGCGGGGAAAGCAGACAATCAG CTTGGCAGAAACAGAGTGGGCCAAATCAACTAATAGGCTTGTTGAAAAG GTTGAAGAAGACATTGACCTGATTGAACATGGGCCTCCGAGGCTTAAAGTAAAAAGAAGACTTATTTTGACCACTCAGCTTATGCAGCAATTATTTCGCCCTCCTCCTTCCACAATTCTTTTTTCTGATGCTAACTCAGAGTATGGGAATGTGGCTTACTCCACTTCTAGATTGGCCTTGGGGGATGCATGCAGCATGGTCTCGTGCTCATATGTTGATTCCAATTCACCTCACACCAGCAAAGAACC ATTTCATGACAAGCAAAAAAAATCAGAGAGATACGACAACCATATGTTTGCCAAAGCTGTGGAAGTGTTGATGGTAAGAGCAAGGAGACTGGAAAGTGACTTTTTAAG ACTGGATAAGAGAGCATCAATATTAGATGTGATGGTGGAAGGCCAGGATATTGAGAAGTTCTCAGTCATGTCTCGGCTTGCGAAGTTCCATGGTCGGGTGCAGTCTGATGGTGTTGATACATCATCTTCATCAGATGCACGTAGCCATAAACCTTTAACAAGATATGTTACTGCACTACCAATGCCAAAAAATATCCCCAACATGGCACAGTGTCTTTCACTATGA